The Manis javanica isolate MJ-LG chromosome 4, MJ_LKY, whole genome shotgun sequence genome contains a region encoding:
- the FASN gene encoding fatty acid synthase isoform X2 — MEEVVIAGMSGKLPESENLEEFWANLIGGVDMVTDDDRRWKAGLYGLPRRSGKLKDLSKFDASFFGVHPKQAHTMDPQLRLLLEVTYEAIVDGGINPASLRGTDTGVWVGVSGSEASEALSRDPETLLGYSMVGCQRAMMANRLSFCFDFKGPSIALDTACSSSLLALQNAYQAIRRGQCSAAIVGGINLLLKPNTSVQFMKLGMLSTEGSCKSFDAGGEGYCRSEAILAVLLTRKSLARRVYATILNASTNTDGYKEQGVTFPSGEAQKQLLCSMYEPVGVAPESLEYIEAHGTGTKVGDPQELNSIAQALCASRQDPLLIGSIKSNMGHPEPASGLAALAKVLLCLEHGLWAPNLHFHSPNPKIPGLQDGRLQVVDRPLPVRGGNVGINSFGFGGSNVHVILQPNSQARLAPAAHTTLPRLLRASGRTPEAVQALLEQGHQHSQDLAFVSLLNDIAATPTSSMPFRGFAVLGGRGSSQEVQQVPPGERPPLWFICSGMGTQWCRMGLSLMRLDSFHKSILRSDEIVRPLGVQVSDLLLSTDESTFDDIVHAFVSLTAIQIALIDLLTSMGLTPDGIIGHSLGEVACGYADGCLSQEEAVLSAYWRGQCIKEANILPGAMVAVGLSWEESKRRCPPGVVPACHNSKDTVTISGPEAAVLEFMEQLKQEGVFAKEVHTGGMAFHSYFMEPIAPSLLQALQKVIREPKPRSARWLSTSIPEAQWQGSLARTFSAEYNVNNLVSPVLFQEALQHVPKHAVVLEIAPHALLQAVLKRGLKSSCTIIPLMKKGHNDNLEFFLSNVGRLHLAGLNANPNGLFPPVELPVPRGTPLISPHIKWDHSQTWDVPTAEDFPNGSSCSSATVYNIDTSPESPDHYLVDHCIDGRVIFPATGYLCLVWRTLARTLNLNVEQVPVVFEDVTLYQATILPKAGTVSLEVRLLEASHTFEVSENGNVIASGKVHQWKDPNPKLFNSQDGLDPANPADPTAGFRLAQRDVYKLLRLHGYDYGPHFQGILEASLEGSTGQLLWKDNWVTFLDTMLQMSILDSEQRGLRLPTRITSIHIDPATHRQNVQALQGEAQADVVVDRCLSCTVAGGARISWLHTSVAPRRQQEQVAPVLEKLCFTPHMEDGCLAGSSALQEELQLCRGLARVLQTKVAQQGLKMVVPGLDGAQAPCEPPQQGLPRLLAVACQVQLSGNLPLELAHERPLLHEDPLLSGLLKSPALKACVDTVLENTAGLRMRVVEVLAGDGRLYSHIPELLNTQPLLQLDYTATDRHPEVLGAAQDKLQQHHVALGQWDPMGPAPGGLGAADLVVCNCAATTFGDPATVLGHMAAALKEGGFLLLHTLLGGHTLGETVAFLTCPEPQRGGRSLLSQDEWESLFAGASLHLVALKKSFYGSALFLCRRPALQDCPIFLPVEDASFQWVDSLKGILADGTSQPVWLTALGCATSGVVGMVNCLRKEPGGHRIRCILVSNLSGTSPIPRMDLGSPELQQVLRGDLVMNVHRDGAWGAFRHFLLEQGLPEEQTEHAFVNILTRGDLSSIRWVCSPLCHAPPASPGVQLCTIYYASLNFRDVMLATGKLSVDAIPGKWSAEDCMLGMEFSGRDASGKRVMGLVPAQGLATSVLLSQDFLWDVPSSWTLEEAASVPVVYTTAYYSLVVRGRLQRRETVLIHSGSGGVGQAAIAIALSLGCRVFTTVGSAEKKAYLQARFPQLSETSFANSRDTSFEQHVLRHTAGKGVDLVLNSLAEEKLQASLRCLAQHGRFLEIGKYDLSNNHLLGMAVFLKNVTFHGILLDMLFNEASTSWREVAALLQGGIQDGVVQPLQCTVFPKACVEDAFRYMAQGKHVGKVVIQVREEEQLALLQGPEPTLVTAMAKTFCPAHKSYIVAGGLGGFGLELAQWLVLRGAQKLVLTSRSGIRTGYQAKQVREWRRQGVRVLVSTSNASSLEGARALITEATQLGPVGGVFNLAMVLRDAMLENQTPDSFQDVSKPKYSGTLNLDRVTRESCPELDYFVAFSSVSCGRGNAGQTNYGFANSTMERICEKRRHDGLPGLAVQWGAIGDVGVLLETMGTNDIVVGGTLPQRIASCLEVLDIFLHQPYPVLSSFVLARKKAIAHSDSRGPRDLVKSVAHILGIRNLATVSMDSSLVDLGLDSLMGVEVRHMLEREFDLTLSTRDIRQLTLQRLQELSSKASPELTASVPREESPTQHQAQLNLRSLLVNPEGPTLTRLNSVQSSERPLFLVHPIEGSTTVFHSLAARLSIPTYGLQCTQAAPLDSIQSLAAYYIGCIRQVQPEGPYRIAGYSYGACVAFEMCSQLQAQQSPAPTHNSLFLFDGSHTYVLAYTQSYRAKMTPGCEAEAETEAICFFVQQFTDMEHSRVLEALLPLKGLEERVAAAVDLISHSHAGLDRGELSFAARSFYHKLRAAEQYQPQATYHGNVTLLRAKTGSSYGEDLGADYNLSQVCDGKVSVHVIEGDHHSLLEGLGLEAILSIIHGSLAEPRVSVREG, encoded by the exons ATGGAGGAGGTGGTGATTGCCGGCATGTCTGGGAAGCTCCCCGAGTCAGAGAATTTGGAGGAGTTCTGGGCCAACCTCATCGGCGGCGTGGACATGGTGACAGATGACGACAGGCGATGGAAGGCTG GGCTCTACGGCCTGCCCAGGCGGTCTGGCAAGCTTAAGGACCTGTCTAAGTTCGATGCCTCTTTCTTCGGGGTCCACCCAAAGCAAGCGCACACGATGGACCCTCAGCTGCGCTTGCTGCTGGAGGTCACCTACGAGGCCATCGTGGATGGAG GCATCAACCCAGCCTCGCTCCGAGGGACGGACACTGGCGTCTGGGTGGGCGTGAGTGGCTCCGAGGCCTCAGAGGCTCTGAGCCGAGACCCCGAGACGCTTCTGGGCTACAGCATGGTGGGCTGCCAGCGTGCCATGATGGCCAACCGCCTTTCCTTCTGCTTTGACTTCAAAG GGCCCAGCATAGCTCTGGACACAGCATGCTCCTCCAGCCTGCTGGCTCTGCAGAACGCCTACCAGGCCATCCGCAGGGGGCAGTGCTCCGCGGCCATCGTGGGCGGCATCAACCTGCTGCTGAAACCCAACACCTCCGTGCAGTTCATGAAGCTGGGCATGCTCAGCACCGAGGGCTCCTGCAAATCCTTCGACGCAGGCG gggaAGGCTACTGCCGCTCGGAGGCCATACTGGCTGTGCTGCTGACCAGGAAGTCCCTGGCCCGGCGGGTGTACGCCACCATCCTGAATGCCAGCACCAACACAGATGGCTACAAGGAGCAAG GCGTGACCTTCCCCTCCGGGGAGGCCCAGAAGCAGCTGTTGTGCTCCATGTATGAGCCGGTCGGGGTGGCGCCCGAGTCCCTCGAGTACATTGAAGCCCACGGCACAGGCACCAAG GTGGGTGACCCCCAGGAGCTGAACAGCATCGCCCAAGCCTTGTGTGCCAGCCGCCAAGACCCACTGCTCATCGGCTCCATCAAGTCAAACATGGGGCACCCAGAGCCCGCCTCCGGGCTCGCAGCCCTGGCCAAG GTGCTGCTGTGCTTGGAGCACGGGCTCTGGGCCCCCAACCTGCACTTCCACAGCCCCAACCCCaagatcccagggctgcaggatgGGCGGCTACAGGTGGTAGACCGGCCCCTGCCCGTCCGAGGGGGCAACGTGGGCATCAACTCCTTCGGCTTTGGTGGCTCCAATGTGCATGTCATCCTGCAACCCAACTCGCAAGCACGCCTGGCACCCGCTGCACACACCACCCTGCCGCGCCTGCTGCGGGCCAGCGGGCGCACCCCTGAGGCTGTGCAGGCGCTCCTGGAGCAGGGCCACCAGCATAGCCAGGACCTGGCCTTTGTGAGCTTGCTCAACGACATTGCGGCCACACCCACCTCCTCCATGCCCTTCCGGGGCTTTGCTGTgcttgggggcaggggcagcagccaggaggtgcaGCAGGTGCCCCCCGGTGAGCGCCCACCGCTCTGGTTCATCTGCTCCG GGATGGGGACACAGTGGTGCAGGATGGGGCTCAGCCTCATGCGCCTAGACAGCTTCCACAAGTCCATTCTGCGGTCTGACGAGATCGTGAGGCCCTTGGGGGTGCAGGTGTCAGACCTGCTACTGAGCACGGATGAGTCCACCTTCGATGACATCgtccatgcgtttgtgagcctCACAGCCATCCAG ATCGCACTCATAGACCTGCTGACCTCCATGGGCCTGACGCCCGACGGCATCATTGGGCACTCCCTGGGCGAGGTGGCTTGTGGCTACGCCGACGGCTGCCTCTCTCAAGAGGAGGCCGTCCTCTCAGCCTATTGGCGGGGCCAGTGCATCAAGGAGGCCAACATCCTGCCTGGGGCCATGGTGGCTGTAG GCTTGTCCTGGGAGGAGAGCAAACGGCGCTGCCCACCGGGAGTCGTTCCTGCCTGCCACAACTCCAAGGACACAGTGACCATCTCGGGGCCTGAG GCTGCCGTGCTGGAGTTCATGGAGCAGCTCAAGCAGGAGGGCGTGTTTGCCAAGGAGGTGCACACAGGAGGGATGGCCTTCCACTCCTACTTCATGGAGCCCATCGCCCCCTCTCTGCTGCAGGCCTTGCAGAAG GTGATTCGGGAGCCAAAACCCCGCTCTGCGCGCTGGCTCAGCACCTCCATCCCCGAGGCCCAGTGGCAGGGCAGCCTGGCCCGCACCTTCTCGGCCGAGTACAACGTCAACAACCTGGTGAGCCCCGTGCTCTTCCAGGAGGCTCTGCAGCACGTGCCCAAGCATGCCGTGGTGCTGGAGATCGCCCCACACGCCCTGCTGCAG GCTGTCCTAAAGAGAGGCCTCAAGTCCAGCTGCACCATCATCCCCCTGATGAAGAAGGGCCACAATGACAACCTGGAGTTCTTCCTCAGCAATGTGGGCAGGCTCCACCTGGCAGG cctcaacGCCAACCCCAATGGCCTGTTCCCGCCCGTGGAGCTCCCTGTTCCCCGAGGAACCCCGCTCATCTCCCCCCACATCAAGTGGGACCACAGCCAGACCTGGGACGTGCCCACTGCCGAGGACTTCCCCAACGGCTCCAGCTGTTCCTCTGCCACCGTCTATAACATCG ACACCAGCCCTGAGTCGCCGGACCACTACCTGGTGGACCACTGCATCGACGGCCGAGTCATCTTCCCCGCCACTGGCTACCTGTGCCTGGTCTGGAGGACCCTGGCACGCACCCTGAACTTAAACGTGGAGCAAGTGCCTGTGGTTTTCGAGGACGTGACACTGTACCAGGCCACCATCCTGCCCAAGGCGG GGACCGTGTCCCTGGAGGTGCGGCTCCTGGAGGCTTCCCACACCTTCGAGGTATCTGAGAACGGCAACGTGATCGCCAGCG GGAAGGTACACCAGTGGAAGGACCCCAACCCCAAGCTCTTCAATAGCCAGGATGGCCTGGACCCTGCGAACCCTGCAGACCCAACAGCGGGGTTCCGCCTAGCCCAGAGGGACGTGTACAAGTTGCTCCGACTGCATGGCTACGACTATGGCCCTCACTTCCAGGGCATCCTTGAGGCCAGCCTTGAAG GCAGCACAGGCCAGCTGCTGTGGAAGGACAACTGGGTGACCTTCCTGGACACCATGCTGCAGATGTCCATCCTGGACTCCGAGCAGCGTGGTCTGCGCCTGCCCACCCGCATCACCTCCATCCACATCGACCCCGCCACCCACCGGCAGAACGTGCAGGCGCTGCAGGGCGAGGCCCAAG CCGACGTGGTGGTGGACCGCTGTCTGAGCTGCACAGTGGCCGGCGGCGCCCGCATCTCATGGCTCCACACCTCGGTGGCCCCGCGGAGGCAGCAGGAACAGGTCGCCCCTGTCCTCGAGAAGCTCTGCTTCACGCCGCACATGGAGGACGGGTGCCTGGCCGGGAGCTCAGCCCTACAGGAGGAGCTGCAGCTATGCAGGG GGCTGGCACGAGTACTGCAGACCAAGGTGGCCCAGCAGGGGCTGAAGATGGTGGTGCCCGGGCTGGATGGGGCCCAGGCCCCCTGTGAGCCCCCGCAGCAGGGCCTGCCTCGGCTGCTGGCAGTTGCCTGCCAGGTGCAGCTCAGTGGGAACCTGCCGCTGGAGCTGGCCCACGAGAGGCCCCTTCTACATGAAGACCCCCTGCTCAGTGGTCTTCTCAAGTCCCCAGCGCTCAAGGCCTGTGTGGACACTGTCCTGGAGAATACGGCCGGCCTGAGGATGAGGGTGGTGGAG GTGCTGGCCGGCGACGGCCGCCTGTACTCGCACATCCCGGAGCTACTCAACACCCAGCCCTTGCTGCAGCTGGACTACACGGCCACTGACCGCCACCCTGAGGTCCTGGGGGCTGCCCAGGACAAGCTGCAGCAGCATCACGTGGCCCTGGGCCAGTGGGACCCCATGGGCCCTGCCCCAGGCGGCCTGGGCGCAGCTGACCTGGTTGTGTGCAACTGTGCCGCCACCACCTTTGGGGACCCAGCCACAGTCCTCGGCCACATGGCAGCTGCCCTCAAGGAGGGTGGCTTCCTGCTGCTTCACACTCTGCTCGGAGGACATACCCTCGGGGAGACGGTCGCCTTCCTCACCTGCCCCGAGCCACAGCGGGGCGGGCGGAGCctcctgagccag GACGAGTGGGAGAGCCTGTTTGCCGGGGCGTCACTGCACCTGGTGGCCCTGAAGAAGTCTTTCTACGGGTCTGCTCTCTTCCTGTGCCGCCGGCCAGCCCTGCAGGACTGCCCCATCTTCCTGCCCGTGGAGGACGCCAGCTTCCAATGGGTAGACTCGCTGAAG GGCATCCTGGCCGACGGCACCTCCCAGCCGGTGTGGCTCACAGCCCTGGGCTGTGCCACCTCCGGGGTCGTGGGCATGGTGAACTGTCTCCGGAAGGAGCCTGGTGGGCACCGGATTCG GTGTATCCTGGTGTCCAACCTCAGCGGCACATCCCCAATCCCTCGGATGGACCTGGGCTCCCCAGAGCTGCAGCAGGTGCTGCGTGGGGACCTCGTGATGAACGTGCACCGGGACGGGGCCTGGGGGGCCTTCCGCCACTTTCTGCTGGAGCAGG GCCTGCCGGAGGAGCAAACGGAGCACGCCTTCGTGAACATCCTCACCAGGGGGGACCTCTCCTCCATCCGCTGGGTCTGCTCCCCTCTGTGCCACGCCCCACCTGCCAGCCCTGGCGTCCAACTCTGCACCATCTACTATGCCTCCCTCAACTTCCGAGACGTGATGCTGGCCACGGGCAAGCTGTCTGTCGACGCCATCCCAG GCAAGTGGTCTGCTGAGGACTGCATGCTGGGCATGGAGTTCTCCGGCCGAGATGCCAGCGGCAAGCGCGTGATGGGGCTGGTGCCCGCCCAGGGTCTGGCCACATCCGTATTGCTGTCTCAGGACTTCCTGTGGGACGTTCCCTCCAGCTG GACCCTGGAGGAGGCGGCCTCCGTGCCCGTCGTCTACACCACTGCCTACTACTCGCTGGTGGTGCGCGGACGCCTGCAGCGCAGGGAGACGGTGCTCATCCACTCGGGCTCCGGCGGCGTGGGCCAGGCCGCCATCGCCATCGCCCTCAGCCTGGGCTGCCGTGTCTTCACCACCGTGG GGTCAGCTGAGAAGAAGGCATACCTCCAGGCCCGGTTCCCCCAGCTCAGCGAGACAAGCTTTGCCAACTCCCGGGACACGTCCTTCGAGCAGCATGTGCTGCGGCACACAGCGGGGAAGG GTGTTGACCTGGTCCTGAACTCCCTGGCCGAAGAGAAGCTGCAGGCCAGCTTGCGGTGCCTGGCCCAGCATGGCCGATTCCTGGAAATCGGCAAATACGACCTTTCCAACAACCACCTGCTGG GCATGGCTGTCTTCCTGAAGAACGTGACCTTCCACGGGATCCTGCTGGACATGCTCTTCAACGAGGCGTCCACCAGCTGGCGGGAGGTGGCGGCACTCCTGCAGGGCGGCATCCAGGACGGCGTGGTGCAGCCCCTCCAGTGCACCGTGTTCCCCAAGGCCTGCGTGGAGGATGCCTTCCGTTACATGGCCCAGGGGAAGCACGTCGGCAAAGTGGTCATCCAG GTGCGTGAGGAAGAGCAGCTGGCACTGCTGCAGGGGCCCGAACCCACCCTAGTAACAGCCATGGCCAAGACCTTCTGCCCAGCCCACAAGAGCTACATCgtggctgggggcctggggggcTTTGGCCTCGAGCTGGCCCAGTGGCTTGTGCTGCGGGGAGCCCAGAAGCTCGTGCTGACCTCCCGCTCTGGGATCCGCACAG GCTACCAGGCCAAGCAGGTACGGGAGTGGAGGCGCCAGGGTGTGCGGGTCCTGGTGTCCACCAGCAACGCCAGCTCGCTGGAAGGGGCCCGGGCGCTCATCACCGAGGCCACTCAGCTCGGGCCCGTCGGAGGTGTCTTCAACCTGGCCATG GTGCTGAGAGATGCAATGCTGGAGAACCAGACCCCGGATTCCTTCCAGGACGTCAGCAAGCCAAAGTACAGCGGCACGCTGAACCTGGACAG GGTGACCCGGGAGTCGTGCCCTGAGCTGGACTACTTCGTGGCCTTCTCCTCGGTGAGCTGCGGGCGCGGCAACGCCGGCCAGACCAACTACGGCTTCGCCAACTCCACCATGGAGCGCATATGCGAGAAGCGCCGGCACGATGGCCTCCCAG GCCTCGCCGTGCAGTGGGGTGCCATTGGTGACGTGGGCGTCCTCCTGGAAACGATGGGCACCAATGACATTGTCGTCGGCGGGACGCTGCCCCAGCGTATCGCCTCCTGCCTGGAGGTGCTCGACATCTTCCTGCACCAGCCCTACCCTGTCCTGAGCAGCTTCGTGCTGGCCAGGAAGAAGGCCATAGCCCACAGTGACAGCCGTGGCCCGCGGGACCTCGTGAAGTCCGTGGCCCATATCCTCG GCATCCGCAACTTGGCCACGGTCAGCATGGACAGCTCGCTGGTGGACCTGGGCCTGGACTCGCTCATGGGTGTGGAGGTTCGCCACATGCTGGAGCGCGAGTTCGACCTGACTCTGTCCACGCGGGACATCCGGCAGCTCACGCTCCAGAGGCTCCAAGAACTGTCCTCCAAGGCCAGCCCGG AGCTGACGGCCTCCGTGCCCAGGGAGGAGAGCCCCACCCAGCACCAGGCCCAGCTGAACCTGCGCTCTCTGCTGGTGAACCCCGAGGGCCCGACCTTGACTCGGCTCAACTCGGTGCAGAGCTCCGAGCGGCCCCTGTTCCTCGTGCACCCCATCGAGGGCTCCACCACCGTCTTCCACAGCCTGGCCGCCAGGCTCAGCATCCCCACCTATGGCCTGCAGTGCACGCAGG CCGCCCCCCTGGACAGTATCCAGAGCCTGGCCGCCTACTACATCGGGTGCATCAGGCAGGTGCAGCCCGAGGGCCCCTACCGCATCGCCGGCTACTCCTACGGGGCCTGTGTGGCCTTTGAGATGTGCTCACAGCTGCAGGCGCAGCAGAGCCCGGCCCCCACGCACAACAGCCTCTTCCTGTTCGACGGCTCCCACACCTATGTGCTGGCCTACACGCAG AGCTACCGCGCCAAGATGACCCCTGGCTGTGAGGCGGAGGCGGAGACCGAGGCCATCTGCTTCTTCGTGCAGCAGTTCACAGACATGGAACACAGCAGG GTGCTGGAGGCCCTGCTGCCCCTCAAGGGCCTGGAGGAGCGCGTGGCAGCCGCCGTGGACCTGATCTCTCACAGCCACGCGGGCCTGGACCGTGGTGAGCTCAGCTTTGCTGCACGGTCCTTCTACCACAAGCTGCGTGCTGCCGAGCAGTACCAGCCCCAGGCCACCTACCACGGCAACGTGACACTGCTGCGTGCCAAGACGGGCAGCTCCTACGGCGAGGACCTGGGTGCTGACTACAACCTGTCCCAGGTGTGCGACGGCAAGGTGTCCGTGCACGTCATTGAGGGGGACCACCACTCGCTGCTGGAGGGCCTAGGTCTGGAGGCCATCCTCAGCATTATCCACGGCTCCCTGGCTGAGCCTCGCGTCAGTGTGCGGGAGGGCTAG